One window of Papaver somniferum cultivar HN1 chromosome 9, ASM357369v1, whole genome shotgun sequence genomic DNA carries:
- the LOC113312723 gene encoding uncharacterized protein LOC113312723, producing the protein MAATAIDGQNSLVPLGIKVAKSETKESWTGFLKDLAPAINAHHAGRITFISDRQKGLLESVPKVFPGAREHFDNICKESPAAGEYLRKEDPSTWSRAYFDPLSCCEHMNNNFSESFNSMSSNMRDKPIIQLGMMYGQLVMGLLFKRREESAKWNQNDLVPAVVKLINKMLDLVGKFDTEGSVVGQVYLVTNMSTKKIFTVNIVDKQCTCLQWQLRGFPCQHAVCALKLLRPNWKDYCAPYYSVEYYRTIYADAVNPLEDISEWNWEDKASMDINLKPPPYQRKTGRPAKKRKRSYDEPETVVKKRKCGKCGSTAGHNKRTCAGGDVGKNPTGFMPSTEYDAANCTFTSRDHPESSSARGKAKVNKSRGTSSFVGESTGPKNFGRAPAEPSTHGSTQDVLNFSQNFTGIGSVSQHIPVTKGKQSKAKKK; encoded by the exons ATGGCTGCAACAGCAATTGATGGTCAGAATTCTCTGGTTCCTTTAGGCATTAAGGTGGCTAAGAGTGAAACCAAGGAGAGCTGGACTGGGTTCCTCAAGGATTTGGCTCCAGCAATCAATGCACATCATGCTGGCAGAATTACCTTTATTTCTGATAGGCAAAAAGGGTTGTTGGAATCTGTTCCAAAGGTTTTCCCTGGTGCAAGA GAGCACTTTGACAACATATGCAAAGAAAGTCCGGCTGCTGGTGAATATCTTAGGAAAGAAGATCCAAGTACTTGGTCTAGGGCTTATTTTGATCCCCTTAGCTGTTGTGAGCATATGAATAACAATTTCTCAGAATCATTTAATTCTATGAGTTCTAATATGAGAGATAAACCAATAATCCAACTAGGCATGATGTATGGTCAGTTAGTAATGGGTTTGTTATTTAAGAGAAGGGAAGAATCTGCTAAGTGGAATCAAAATGATTTGGTTCCTGCTGTTGTTAAGTTGATAAATAAGATGCTTGACTTGGTTGGGAAGTTTGATACAGAAGGAAGTGTGGTTGGACAGGTTTATTTGGTAACTAATATGTCTACCAAGAAAATTTTCACAGTGAACATTGTAGACAAACAATGCACTTGTTTGCAATGGCAGCTAAGGGGATTCCCTTGTCAACATGCTGTATGTGCATTGAAACTGCTCAGGCCAAACTGGAAAGA TTATTGTGCTCCTTACTactctgtggaatattataggaccaTATATGCAGATGCTGTAAATCCACTAGAAGACATAAGTGAATGGAACTGGGAAGATAAG GCATCCATGGACATCAACTTAAAGCCTCCTCCTTATCAAAGAAAAACTGGAAGACCagcaaagaagaggaagaggagctaTGATGAACCTGAAACTGTGGTGAAGAAAAGGAAATGTGGAAAGTGTGGATCTACTGCTGGTCATAATAAGAGAACCTgtgctggtggtgatgttggtaaaaACCCAACTGGATTCATGCCAAGCACCGAGTATGATGCTGCAAACTGCACCTTCACTAGTAGAGATCATCCTGAAAGTAGCAGTGCAAGGGGTAAAGCAAAGGTGAACAAATCCAGAGGTACATCTTCATTTGTTGGTGAGTCAACAGGACCTAAAAACTTTGGAAGAGCACCAGCAGAACCTAGCACCCATGGATCTACACAAGATGTTCTGAATTTCAGTCAGAACTTTACTGGTATTGGATCTGTTAGTCAACATATTCCTGTCACAAAGGGAAAGCAAAGCAAGGctaagaagaagtag